The Benincasa hispida cultivar B227 chromosome 9, ASM972705v1, whole genome shotgun sequence genome has a segment encoding these proteins:
- the LOC120086417 gene encoding protein NIM1-INTERACTING 1-like, which produces MENEKLQPAPERIAEEEEEEEMEMFFALVRNFKEMRDRRRKELMIGEEEEIAAEEKRRKRMKSAPEAVENRSTWIPKFEREDFDEEFQVRGQGFILPNKPYNLVKEDTSAAAASTAAMKKKKNVKNGDDCLDLNLAL; this is translated from the coding sequence ATGGAAAACGAGAAACTGCAGCCGGCGCCGGAGAGAATCGccgaggaggaggaggaggaggagatgGAGATGTTTTTCGCTTTGGTGAGGAATTTCAAGGAAATGCGTGATCGGCGGAGGAAGGAGTTGATGATCGGGGAGGAGGAGGAAATTGCGGCAGAGGagaagaggaggaagaggaTGAAGTCGGCGCCGGAAGCGGTGGAGAATCGGTCGACTTGGATTCCGAAGTTCGAGAGAGAGGATTTCGATGAGGAATTTCAGGTGAGAGGACAGGGTTTCATTCTTCCCAATAAGCCTTATAATCTTGTTAAAGAAGACACCTCGGCGGCGGCGGCGTCCACGGCGgcgatgaagaagaaaaagaacgtcAAAAATGGAGATGATTGTTTGGatcttaatctcgctctctag